A window of the Acidimicrobiales bacterium genome harbors these coding sequences:
- a CDS encoding acyl-CoA synthetase (activates fatty acids by binding to coenzyme A) gives WLTRPGTVGRPAVGQVMIGDAVGEPLPVGETGLVYLKAPPAGRFEYFKDSAKTSSTYRGDHFTLGDVGHMDADGYLFLTDRSANLIISGGVNIYPAEVDAVLLEHPAVGDAATIGVPDEEWGERVVAVVELQPGLDGTDELAAELVEHCRARLARFKCPQAVEFTAELPRQDNGKIYKRLLRDRYRNGDGPAS, from the coding sequence CGTGGCTCACCCGGCCCGGCACCGTCGGCCGGCCGGCGGTCGGCCAGGTGATGATCGGCGACGCCGTGGGCGAGCCGCTCCCGGTCGGGGAGACCGGCCTCGTCTACCTCAAGGCGCCTCCGGCGGGCCGCTTCGAGTACTTCAAGGACTCGGCGAAGACGTCGTCGACCTACCGGGGCGACCACTTCACGCTGGGCGACGTCGGCCACATGGACGCGGACGGCTACCTGTTCCTCACCGACCGGTCGGCCAACCTGATCATCTCCGGCGGCGTCAACATCTACCCGGCCGAGGTCGACGCCGTGCTGCTGGAGCACCCGGCGGTGGGCGACGCCGCCACCATCGGGGTGCCCGACGAGGAGTGGGGCGAGCGGGTGGTCGCCGTCGTCGAGCTGCAGCCCGGCCTCGACGGCACCGACGAGCTGGCGGCCGAGCTGGTCGAGCACTGCCGGGCGCGCCTGGCCCGGTTCAAGTGCCCGCAGGCGGTCGAGTTCACCGCCGAGCTGCCCCGCCAGGACAACGGCAAGATCTACAAGCGCCTCCTGCGCGACCGCTACCGCAACGGCGACGGCCCCGCGTCCTAA